One genomic window of Salvelinus alpinus chromosome 9, SLU_Salpinus.1, whole genome shotgun sequence includes the following:
- the LOC139584242 gene encoding endoplasmin-like, giving the protein MKRIWFIGLLCALLAFASVRAEDELDIDGAVEDDLGKSRDGSKTDDEVVQREEESIQLDGLNAAQIKEIREKSEKHVFQAEVNRMMKLIINSLYKNKEIFLRELISNASDALDKIRLMSLTNDDALAANEELTIKIKSDKEKNMLHITDTGVGMTKDDLIRNLGTIAKSGTSEFLNKMTEVESEGQSTSELIGQFGVGFYSAFLVADKVIVSSKHNNGTQHIWESDSNEFSVIEDPRGDTLGRGTTITLVMKEEATDYLELETIKNLVRKYSQFINFPIYVWSSKTETVEEPIDEDTEAEEKDATEDEVEVEEEEDEKEDKPKTKKVEKTVWDWELMNDIKPIWTRPAKEVEEDEYKAFYKTFSKDTDEPLSHIHFTAEGEVTFKSILFVPAAAPRGMFDEYGTKKNDFIKLFVRRVFITDDFNDMMPKYLNFVRGVVDSDDLPLNVSRETLQQHKLLKVIRKKLVRKTLDMIKKIAEEQYNEKFWKEFGTNIKLGVIEDHSNRTRLAKLLRFQTSNSDTVLASLEQYVERMKDKQDKIYFMAGTSRKEAESSPFVESLLKKGYEVIYLTEPVDEYCVQALPEFDGKRFQNVAKEGIKFDESDKAKETREALEKEYEPLTTWMKDSALKDKIEKAILSQRLTKSPCALVASQYGWSGNMERIMKAQAYQTGKDISTNYYASQKKTLEINPKHPLIKEMLKRVSTNGEDQTASDLAMVLFETATLRSGYQLQDTKAYGDRIERMLRLSMNVDLTEQVEEEPEEEPEEEPEEPAEDEVAEEEEEIPDEEAATDKDEL; this is encoded by the exons ATGAAGCGGATTTGGTTTATTGGGCTGCTCTGTGCGCTTTTAGCGTTCG CATCTGTGAGAGCAGAAGATGAACTTGACATCGACGGCGCTGTGGAGGATGATCTGGGAAAGAGCAGAGATGGATCCAAGACGGATGACGAGGTGGTGCAGAG aGAGGAGGAGTCTATCCAGCTGGACGGGCTGAACGCAGCTCAGATCAAAGAGATTAGAGAGAAGTCGGAGAAACATGTCTTCCAGGCAGAGGTCAATCGCATGATGAAACTCATCATTAACTCCCTCTACAAGAACAAAGAG ATCTTCTTGAGGGAGTTGATATCCAACGCCTCTGATGCTCTGGATAAGATCAGACTGATGTCTCTGACCAATGACGATGCACTGGCCGCCAACGAGGAGCTCACCATCAAGATCAAG TCTGACAAGGAGAAGAACATGCTCCACATCACAGACACGGGTGTTGGCATGACCAAAGACGACCTGATTAGAAACCTGGGTACCATCGCCAAGTCGGGCACCAGCGAGTTCCTGAACAAGATGACGGAGGTTGAAAGTGAGGGCCAGTCCACCTCAGAGCTGATTGGACAGTTCGGCGTGGGCTTCTACTCCGCCTTCCTGGTTGCTGATAAGGTGATTGTGTCTTCGAAGCACAACAACGGCACACAGCACATCTGGGAGTCTGACTCCAATGAGTTCAGCGTGATCGAGGACCCCCGTGGAGACACCCTAGGAAGAGGCACCACCATCAC GTTGGTGATGAAGGAGGAGGCTACAGACTACCTGGAGCTGGAGACCATCAAGAACCTGGTCAGGAAGTACTCCCAGTTCATCAACTTCCCCATCTACGTCTGGTCcagcaag actgagactgttgagGAGCCCATCGACGAGGACACAGAGGCAGAGGAGAAAGATGCCACTGAGgatgaggtagaggtggaggaagaggaggatgagaaggagGACAAGCCAAAGACAAAGAAG GTTGAGAAGACTGTGTGGGACTGGGAGCTGATGAACGACATTAAGCCCATCTGGACGAGACCAGCCAAAGAAGTGGAGGAAGACGAGTACAAGGCTTTCTACAAGACCTTCTCCAAG gacacagacgAGCCCCTGTCCCATATCCACTTCACAGCCGAGGGTGAGGTCACCTTCAAGTCCATCCTGTTTGTTCCCGCTGCCGCCCCCAGGGGCATGTTCGACGAGTACGGAACCAAGAAGAACGACTTCATCAAGCTGTTTGTCCGTAGAGTCTTCATCACTGATGACTTCAATGACATGATGCCCAAGTACCTGAACTTTGTCAGGGGAGTG GTGGACTCTGATGACCTGCCCCTGAACGTGTCTAGAGAAACCCTGCAGCAACACAAGCTGCTCAAG GTGATCCGTAAGAAGCTGGTGCGTAAGACCCTGGACATGATCAAGAAGATCGCCGAAGAGCAGTACAACGAGAAGTTCTGGAAGGAGTTTGGCACCAACATCAAGCTGGGTGTGATCGAGGACCACTCCAACAGGACCCGTCTGGCTAAGCTGCTACGTTTCCAGACCTCCAACAGCGACACGGTGCTGGCCAGCCTGGAGCAGTACGTGGAGAGGATGAAGGACAAGCAAGACAAGATCTACTTCATGGCCGGGACCAGCCGCAAGGAG GCGGAGTCTTCTCCCTTCGTAGAGAGCCTGTTGAAGAAGGGTTATGAGGTAATCTACCTGACCGAGCCAGTAGATGAGTACTGTGTCCAGGCTCTGCCAGAGTTCGATGGCAAGCGCTTCCAGAACGTGGCCAAGGAGGGCATCAAGTTTGACGAGAGTGACAAGGCCAAGGAGACAAGGGAGGCCCTGGAGAAGGAGTATGAACCTCTCACCACCTGGATGAAGGACAGCGCCCTCAAGGATAAG ATTGAGAAGGCCATCCTGTCCCAGAGGCTGACCAAGTCCCCCTGTGCTCTTGTAGCCAGCCAGTACGGCTGGTCTGGTAACATGGAGAGGATCATGAAGGCGCAGGCCTACCAGACCGGGAAAGACATCTCCACCAA TTATTATGCAAGCCAGAAGAAAACATTAGAAATCAACCCGAAGCACCCTCTCATCAAGGAGATGCTGAAACGTGTTTCT ACGAATGGCGAGGACCAGACTGCCTCAGACCTGGCCATGGTGCTGTTTGAGACGGCAACGCTGCGTTCAGGCTACCAGCTCCAAGACACCAAGGCCTACGGAGACCGGATTGAGCGCATGCTGCGGCTCAGTATGAACGTGGACCTCACCGAACAG GTTGAGGAGGAGCCAGAGGAGGAGCCGGAGGAGGAGCCTGAAGAGCCAGCAGAGGATGAAGtggctgaggaagaggaggaaattCCAGATGAAGAAGCG GCAACTGACAAAGATGAGTTATAA